A genomic region of Terriglobia bacterium contains the following coding sequences:
- a CDS encoding MCP four helix bundle domain-containing protein, whose translation MAQARSIVPPNSRIWLISAFLLIIAVFAFGNLVVFFSMRKVQAGNRTIGENALVSIEAVSRIVHEIDQERLLVDAHIFESATPEMERIEQRLSKVQMEMGAAAESYEPLTTFPGEYEIWEHLSADVSQIRQPIDNVLALSRRNQDVAAMKA comes from the coding sequence ATGGCGCAAGCGCGATCTATTGTTCCTCCGAACAGTAGAATCTGGCTTATTTCGGCATTTCTGCTGATCATCGCCGTATTTGCTTTCGGAAATCTTGTCGTGTTCTTTTCCATGCGGAAGGTACAGGCGGGCAACCGGACCATCGGCGAAAATGCGCTCGTCAGCATCGAAGCCGTATCCCGAATCGTCCACGAAATCGACCAGGAACGTCTTCTGGTGGATGCCCATATCTTCGAATCGGCGACACCCGAAATGGAGCGTATCGAGCAGAGGCTTTCGAAAGTGCAAATGGAAATGGGGGCCGCGGCGGAGTCGTACGAGCCGCTAACCACATTTCCCGGTGAGTATGAGATATGGGAACACCTCTCGGCCGATGTTAGCCAGATTCGCCAACCCATCGACAATGTTCTTGCACTCTCTCGCCGGAACCAGGACGTCGCGGCGATGAAAGCG
- a CDS encoding DUF6152 family protein, with translation MRTKLIVTLLGVGLLLAVVPAWAHHAFSSEFDINKPLTLKGTFSKWEMINPHSWFHIDVKNPDGTVTEWLIEGGSPNTLIRLGVTKYTVKVGTELTIEAYQAKEGTNKAVGRNFILADGSRLFLSESSALPAAAPAATEKK, from the coding sequence ATGCGAACCAAGTTGATCGTCACATTGCTTGGCGTGGGCCTGCTGCTGGCGGTCGTGCCTGCATGGGCTCACCACGCCTTTTCGTCGGAATTTGATATCAACAAACCCCTGACGTTGAAGGGAACTTTCTCAAAGTGGGAAATGATCAATCCCCACTCCTGGTTCCATATCGACGTGAAAAACCCGGACGGCACAGTCACCGAATGGTTGATCGAAGGCGGCAGCCCGAATACATTGATTCGCCTTGGCGTTACCAAGTACACCGTCAAAGTCGGAACGGAGTTGACGATTGAGGCCTACCAGGCCAAGGAAGGCACCAACAAAGCAGTCGGGCGTAACTTCATTCTGGCAGATGGATCGCGGCTCTTCCTGAGCGAGAGCAGCGCCCTCCCCGCCGCCGCCCCGGCGGCTACAGAGAAGAAATAA
- a CDS encoding photosynthetic reaction center cytochrome c subunit family protein produces MSSKCRVGIIVTCAAAVSLMGSAWALGQAGQAPKAQMAEDVFKNVQVLKGIPVDEFMDTMGMFAASLSFNCVDCHTLQSVGSWDKFADDTPLKQTTRKMMLMVNALNKDNFGGVRSVTCYTCHRGDLRPKILPNLAAQYAAYMDDPNEPIMLPASAEPSVDQVLNKYMQALGGAQRVAALTSFSGKGTFIGFETEQTKVPVDVFARAPNQRAMVVHTVLGDSTRIFDGRTGWIASPDRPVGLLALTGGNLEGARIDGAVAFPAQLKQAFNQWRVGATSIDDKEVQVLQASNPRQPPVNFYFDQAGLLVRIVRYVDTAVGRVPTQIDYSDYRDVAGVKLPFKWITTWTDGQGTTELSEIQANTVIPASRFAQPAPIRPK; encoded by the coding sequence ATGTCTTCGAAATGCAGGGTCGGAATTATTGTCACATGCGCTGCCGCAGTGTCTTTGATGGGTTCGGCATGGGCGCTCGGGCAGGCAGGCCAGGCGCCCAAAGCGCAGATGGCCGAAGATGTCTTCAAGAACGTCCAGGTCCTCAAGGGCATTCCGGTCGACGAATTCATGGACACGATGGGAATGTTTGCTGCATCACTCAGCTTCAATTGCGTGGATTGCCACACGTTGCAGAGTGTGGGTTCCTGGGACAAGTTCGCCGACGATACGCCGCTCAAACAGACCACCCGCAAGATGATGCTGATGGTGAACGCGCTCAACAAAGACAATTTCGGCGGAGTCCGATCGGTGACCTGCTATACGTGTCATCGAGGCGATTTGCGTCCCAAGATTTTGCCCAATCTTGCAGCGCAGTACGCGGCTTACATGGACGATCCGAATGAACCGATTATGCTTCCTGCCTCCGCAGAACCTTCTGTCGACCAGGTTCTCAACAAATACATGCAGGCGCTCGGCGGGGCGCAGCGTGTGGCGGCGCTGACAAGCTTTAGCGGGAAGGGGACATTCATCGGTTTTGAAACCGAACAGACGAAAGTCCCGGTGGATGTTTTTGCCAGAGCGCCGAATCAACGCGCGATGGTCGTGCATACGGTGCTCGGCGACAGTACTCGGATCTTCGACGGCCGTACGGGGTGGATCGCCTCTCCCGACCGGCCGGTCGGACTGCTGGCCCTGACGGGAGGCAATCTGGAAGGCGCCCGGATCGACGGCGCCGTGGCGTTCCCGGCGCAACTGAAACAAGCGTTTAATCAATGGCGCGTCGGCGCAACGTCGATCGACGATAAAGAAGTTCAGGTGCTGCAGGCAAGCAATCCGCGCCAACCGCCGGTGAACTTCTACTTCGACCAGGCCGGCCTGCTGGTCCGCATCGTCCGCTACGTGGATACAGCCGTCGGCCGCGTCCCGACCCAGATCGACTACAGTGATTATCGGGACGTGGCTGGGGTCAAGCTGCCGTTCAAGTGGATTACGACGTGGACCGATGGACAGGGGACGACGGAGCTGAGCGAGATCCAGGCGAATACGGTAATTCCGGCGTCGCGGTTTGCGCAGCCGGCGCCGATCCGGCCGAAATAA
- a CDS encoding DUF6152 family protein, translated as MRKAVLVSAAILLSIALSRSAAAHHSFAAEYDATKPIKLTGKVTKLEWENPHTYFYIDVKDAATNQVANWSIELGSPNSLMRLGWTRKSMKIDDIVTVEGSLAKDGSKLVNARTVSLAGSGQRLLTGSSEDTAK; from the coding sequence ATGCGAAAGGCCGTCCTGGTTTCTGCGGCTATCCTGTTATCGATAGCGCTGAGCAGATCCGCCGCTGCGCATCATTCTTTTGCCGCAGAATATGACGCCACGAAACCCATCAAGCTGACGGGTAAAGTCACCAAATTGGAATGGGAAAACCCGCACACCTATTTCTACATCGACGTCAAAGATGCGGCGACCAACCAGGTGGCAAACTGGTCGATTGAACTGGGCAGCCCGAACAGCTTGATGCGGTTGGGCTGGACCCGTAAATCGATGAAGATCGACGATATCGTCACGGTCGAAGGCAGTCTTGCAAAAGACGGAAGCAAGCTGGTGAATGCCCGGACCGTTTCCCTCGCCGGCAGCGGACAGCGCCTGCTTACCGGGTCGAGCGAAGACACGGCAAAATAA
- a CDS encoding DUF6152 family protein, whose product MKARLAVLLAAVALFAAAVPVFAHHAFAAEYDAAKRLTLKGTVTKWELVNPHSWIHMDVTGPDGKVTEWMVEGGSPNSLLRNGFNKNSLPAGTEIVVEGYQAKDGANRAVGANLTYAANGKRLFLGGSAPGSNGGGAENP is encoded by the coding sequence ATGAAAGCAAGACTCGCCGTACTGCTTGCCGCTGTGGCTTTATTTGCGGCGGCCGTTCCAGTATTCGCCCATCACGCGTTTGCGGCGGAATACGATGCAGCTAAGCGGCTCACATTGAAAGGTACCGTGACGAAGTGGGAACTCGTGAATCCGCATTCGTGGATTCATATGGACGTCACAGGACCGGATGGCAAAGTCACGGAGTGGATGGTCGAAGGCGGAAGCCCCAACTCTCTCCTGCGAAACGGCTTCAATAAAAACTCCCTTCCTGCCGGGACGGAAATCGTCGTCGAAGGCTACCAGGCGAAGGACGGTGCCAATCGCGCGGTCGGCGCCAACCTGACCTATGCCGCAAACGGAAAGCGGTTGTTCCTGGGCGGTTCTGCACCCGGCTCGAACGGTGGTGGCGCGGAAAACCCGTAA